The Bdellovibrionales bacterium genome includes a window with the following:
- a CDS encoding adenylosuccinate synthetase translates to MPAVVVVGAQWGDEGKGKFVDYFAK, encoded by the coding sequence ATGCCAGCAGTAGTGGTCGTTGGCGCTCAATGGGGCGACGAGGGTAAAGGGAAATTTGTCGATTATTTCGCAAAAGA